A genomic stretch from Deinococcus metalli includes:
- a CDS encoding ATP-binding protein: MSRPPPPALSEHLHDVIERLAAARTPQDAVETILHAAVDTLGASGGAVFRVAGDALSVMAMRGAVRPEAWHAPTLHGSAPVNDALRDRQARYYGPGGDVLAASLDLAGATGAVLPVTSPDGPQGALVVAFDAGRVLSGEDRRLLRTLAVQGAVALRDARAAQQLEAEVRTRTAELEARNAALDEERAALDAFVVYKESIGTESDVLRLARQAVDVVRASLEDVSVGYYERDGQVWRARVWSEDVPPAVAEQIRAGVPLDAPHFAEAARTMAPVFVDDWTAQADGLSSDVPFGTAAFIPLVIHDEARSLFAVGSRGAHVWSERERAIVRAVARGLRLTLERSEQQRQLEVERAALAAFARLTEMSAETTDVHALARQATDVLRGTLGDVSVTFSELEAGRWKARVWSEDHSPEVVAVIEEGVPADAPHHAEAVRSGAVLFVPGSGAERPGMTPTQASGAAALFPYVVAGAPQGLLTMGTHQAADWTDRERQVFRAVGRSLGVALERAALSHHLTAQNEELAARTRALEGFAELTRGLSLRSDPYALVKRAQEVVMSLLPPGYAVYYEPERPVWRLRAQTGSLRNDELQRLVDAGLPYDDVRNVLIPFETGQPFYQDLYERDIDNLAEYVEHLGASATLPVLVEGQPRGVFAVVLFDEVRQWTRADKAVMETVVRSLGLAIEGSQGLLHLHRAMDELERSNRELEQFAYVASHDLQEPLRSVTSFVDLLLRRLPDDDERAATYAQYIRDGTTRMSQLIRDVLAFSRVSAQGRAPRPVDVQRVAAQVLHDLADQIQRVGAAVTVGELPGVTADETQVRQLIQNLLGNALKFVPPERAPEVQVRGVADGAWVRFSVADNGIGIDPAYHEKVFAIFQRLNPREAYEGTGIGLSIARRIVERHGGTIGITSTPGQGTTITFTLPARP, encoded by the coding sequence ATGTCCCGGCCGCCCCCGCCCGCCCTGAGCGAGCACCTGCACGACGTCATCGAGCGGCTGGCTGCCGCCAGGACGCCCCAGGACGCAGTCGAGACGATCCTGCACGCCGCCGTGGACACGCTGGGCGCGAGCGGCGGCGCGGTGTTCCGCGTGGCCGGCGACGCCCTGAGCGTGATGGCGATGAGGGGCGCGGTGCGTCCAGAAGCGTGGCACGCCCCGACCCTGCACGGTTCCGCTCCCGTCAACGACGCGCTGCGGGACCGTCAGGCGCGCTACTACGGTCCCGGCGGCGACGTGCTGGCCGCCTCACTGGACCTGGCCGGCGCGACGGGCGCCGTTCTCCCGGTGACGTCCCCGGACGGACCGCAGGGCGCGCTGGTGGTCGCCTTCGATGCCGGACGTGTCCTGAGCGGCGAGGACCGCCGCCTGCTGCGCACGCTGGCCGTGCAGGGCGCTGTCGCGCTGCGGGACGCCCGCGCCGCGCAGCAGCTCGAGGCCGAGGTGCGGACACGTACCGCCGAACTCGAGGCGCGCAACGCTGCCCTCGACGAGGAACGGGCGGCGCTGGACGCCTTCGTGGTCTACAAGGAGTCCATCGGCACGGAGAGCGACGTGCTGCGGCTCGCGCGGCAGGCGGTGGACGTCGTGCGGGCGAGTCTGGAAGACGTCAGCGTCGGCTACTACGAGCGCGACGGGCAGGTGTGGCGCGCTCGGGTGTGGTCCGAGGACGTGCCCCCAGCCGTGGCCGAGCAGATCCGGGCCGGCGTGCCGCTCGACGCACCCCACTTCGCGGAGGCCGCCCGCACGATGGCGCCGGTGTTCGTGGACGACTGGACCGCGCAGGCGGACGGCCTGTCCAGCGACGTGCCGTTCGGCACGGCCGCGTTCATTCCGCTGGTGATCCACGACGAGGCGCGCAGCCTCTTCGCGGTGGGCTCGCGCGGCGCGCACGTGTGGAGTGAGCGCGAGCGGGCCATCGTCCGGGCGGTCGCGCGTGGGCTGCGGCTCACGCTGGAACGCAGCGAGCAGCAGCGGCAGCTGGAAGTCGAGCGGGCCGCCCTGGCCGCCTTCGCGCGCCTGACGGAGATGTCGGCCGAGACCACGGACGTCCACGCCCTGGCGCGGCAGGCCACCGACGTGCTGCGCGGCACCCTGGGCGACGTGAGCGTGACGTTCTCCGAGCTGGAGGCCGGGCGCTGGAAGGCGCGCGTGTGGTCCGAGGACCACAGCCCCGAGGTGGTCGCCGTGATCGAGGAGGGCGTGCCGGCAGACGCCCCGCACCACGCCGAGGCGGTCCGCAGCGGCGCGGTGCTGTTCGTGCCCGGCAGTGGAGCGGAGCGCCCAGGTATGACGCCCACGCAGGCATCCGGCGCCGCCGCCCTGTTCCCGTACGTGGTGGCGGGCGCCCCGCAGGGCCTGCTGACGATGGGCACGCACCAGGCCGCGGACTGGACCGACCGCGAGCGGCAGGTCTTCCGGGCGGTGGGCCGCAGCCTGGGGGTGGCGCTGGAGCGGGCGGCGCTGTCGCACCACCTCACGGCGCAGAACGAGGAACTCGCGGCGCGCACCCGCGCCCTGGAGGGCTTCGCGGAGCTGACGCGCGGGCTGTCGCTGCGCAGCGATCCGTACGCCCTGGTCAAACGCGCGCAGGAGGTGGTGATGTCCCTCCTGCCGCCGGGCTACGCCGTGTACTACGAGCCCGAGCGGCCGGTGTGGCGCCTGCGGGCTCAGACCGGCAGCCTGCGCAACGACGAGCTGCAGCGCCTGGTGGACGCCGGGTTGCCCTACGACGACGTGCGCAACGTCCTGATTCCCTTCGAGACCGGCCAGCCGTTCTACCAGGACCTCTACGAGCGGGACATCGACAACCTGGCGGAATACGTAGAGCATCTCGGGGCCTCCGCGACCCTGCCGGTGCTGGTCGAGGGCCAGCCGCGCGGGGTGTTCGCCGTGGTGCTGTTCGACGAGGTGCGCCAGTGGACGCGGGCCGACAAGGCCGTGATGGAAACGGTGGTGCGCAGCCTGGGCCTGGCCATCGAGGGCTCGCAGGGCCTGCTGCACCTGCACCGCGCCATGGACGAGCTGGAACGCAGCAACCGCGAGCTGGAGCAGTTCGCGTACGTGGCCAGCCATGACCTGCAAGAACCCCTGCGCAGCGTGACCAGTTTCGTGGACCTGCTGCTGCGCCGCCTGCCCGACGACGACGAGCGCGCCGCGACCTACGCGCAGTACATCCGGGACGGCACCACCCGCATGAGCCAGCTGATCCGCGACGTGCTGGCCTTCTCGCGGGTGTCGGCGCAGGGCCGGGCGCCGCGGCCGGTGGACGTGCAGCGCGTGGCGGCGCAGGTGCTGCACGACCTCGCGGACCAGATCCAGCGGGTGGGCGCCGCGGTCACGGTGGGCGAGTTGCCGGGCGTCACGGCCGATGAGACGCAGGTACGCCAGCTCATCCAGAACCTGCTCGGCAACGCCCTGAAGTTCGTGCCGCCGGAGCGCGCGCCCGAGGTGCAGGTGCGCGGCGTCGCGGACGGCGCGTGGGTGCGCTTCTCCGTCGCGGACAACGGCATCGGCATCGACCCGGCGTACCACGAGAAGGTCTTCGCGATCTTCCAGCGCCTCAATCCGCGCGAGGCCTACGAGGGCACCGGCATCGGGCTGTCCATCGCCCGGCGGATCGTGGAGCGGCACGGCGGCACCATCGGGATCACGAGCACGCCGGGGCAGGGCACCACGATCACGTTCACGCTGCCGGCCCGGCCCTGA
- a CDS encoding DUF4142 domain-containing protein, with the protein MQAALSDMFEIRSSQLAATRSGNAKVKALAQQLIKDHTDASRKLAALAPRLNIRLPTAPDPLKAAELTALGLQQGEGFDRAYLAAQVTAHEQAVNLFTAYGKSGAQAQLKAHATSTLPALQKHLQTARDLFKGIAQ; encoded by the coding sequence ATGCAGGCCGCCCTGAGCGACATGTTCGAGATCCGGTCCTCGCAGCTGGCCGCCACGCGCAGCGGCAACGCCAAGGTCAAGGCGCTGGCGCAACAGCTGATCAAGGACCACACCGACGCGAGCCGCAAGCTCGCGGCCCTGGCGCCCCGGCTGAACATCCGCCTGCCCACCGCGCCCGATCCCCTCAAGGCGGCCGAACTGACCGCGCTGGGCCTGCAGCAGGGCGAGGGATTCGACCGTGCGTACCTGGCCGCGCAGGTCACCGCGCACGAACAGGCCGTCAACCTGTTCACGGCGTACGGCAAGTCCGGCGCCCAGGCGCAGCTGAAGGCCCACGCCACCAGCACCCTGCCGGCGCTCCAGAAGCACCTGCAGACGGCGCGCGACCTGTTCAAGGGCATCGCCCAGTAG
- a CDS encoding response regulator → MTLGAPPSIPSSRGQPLRVLIVDDNPMDRLLAREAFGGHENGVVVDTCASGERALNFLRELDTALPDVMLLDLNMPGLHGFDVLAQMKDDPRLALIPVVILSTSGNAGDVQQAYTLHASSYLVKDHDFASFARQIDAFVNFWMQARTSHTP, encoded by the coding sequence ATGACGCTCGGTGCGCCACCTTCCATTCCGTCCTCGCGGGGTCAACCGCTGAGGGTGCTCATCGTCGACGACAACCCGATGGACCGGCTGCTGGCCCGCGAGGCGTTCGGCGGCCATGAGAACGGCGTGGTGGTGGACACCTGCGCGTCGGGCGAGCGCGCCCTGAACTTCCTGCGCGAACTCGACACGGCGCTGCCGGACGTCATGCTGCTGGACCTGAACATGCCGGGGCTGCACGGATTCGACGTGCTGGCGCAGATGAAGGACGACCCCCGCCTCGCGCTGATCCCGGTCGTGATCCTCAGCACGTCCGGCAACGCCGGCGACGTGCAGCAGGCCTACACCCTGCACGCCAGCTCATACCTCGTCAAGGACCACGATTTCGCCAGCTTCGCGCGGCAGATCGACGCCTTCGTGAACTTCTGGATGCAGGCCCGCACCTCACACACCCCCTGA